From a region of the Osmia lignaria lignaria isolate PbOS001 chromosome 1, iyOsmLign1, whole genome shotgun sequence genome:
- the Cul4 gene encoding cullin 4 has translation MSRLGGTQVLATAQVKRTAADHTAVLNFSAAKRSKLSAVAVTEINETENMTDTAAATTDTQKRANFSALTVGNPNGVNKISPSLASAKPGTARKLVIKNFKNKPKLPENYQEQTWEKLQEAVIAIQTSKSIRYSLEELYQAVENMCNHKMASTLYTKLTRLTEAHVQANIEQFLAESMDRHIFLKKMNECWQSHCRQMIMIRSIFLYLDRTYVLQNPSILSIWDMGLHLFRVYIVLNNLVQTRTVEGLLMLIEKERQGDTVDRTLLKSLLRMLSDLQIYQDAFESKFLVATERLYAAEGQRLMNEHDVPEYLAHVDKRLQEENERLLHYLDASTKWSLIHTVEKQLLSEHITSILQKGLSGLLDENRISDLSLLYNLYSRVKCGLIELCQNFNSYIKKKGKTIVIDPEKDKTMVQELLDFKDKMDNIVNTCFHKNEKFANSLKEAFEAFINQRANKPAELIAKFVDCKLRAGNKEATEEELERLLDKIMVLFRFIHGKDVFEAFYKKDLAKRLLVGKSASVDAEKSMLSKLKQECGGGFTSKLEGMFKDMELSKDINIAFKQYAGNLQSELSASNLDLTVSILTMGYWPTYPVMEVTLPPEMVQYQDVFNKFYLGKHSGRKLQWQPTLGHCVLKAWFNQGNKEFLVSLFQALVLLLFNDADNLSLEDIKAATNIEDGELRRTLQSLACGKARVLQKNPRGRDVGDNDRFVFNADFTNKLFRIKINQIQMKETNEEQKATEERVYQDRQYQIDAAIVRIMKMRKTLTHNLLISELYNQLKFPVKPADLKKRIESLIDRDYMERDKDNANEYNYVA, from the exons ATGTCTAGGCTCGGAGGGACTCAGGTTCTGGCCACAGCACAGGTGAAGAGGACGGCCGCTGATCACACAGCGGTGTTAAACTTTAGTGCTGCAAAGCGCAGCAAGCTATCCGCCGTTGCGGTCACGGAGATCAACGAAACTGAAAACATGACGGATACAGCTGCGGCCACAACTGATACTCAAAAGCGAGCCAATTTCTCAGCGTTAACCGTTGGGAATCCAAACGGCGTCAACAAGATTTCGCCGAGTTTGGCAAGTGCAAAACCAGGCACAGCTAGGAAGCTCGtcatcaaaaatttcaaaa ATAAACCAAAATTGCCAGAAAATTATCAAGAACAGACATGGGAGAAGTTGCAAGAAGCTGTAATTGCAATACAGACCAGTAAAAGTATTCGTTATTCATTAGAAGAACTTTATCAAGCAGTTGAAAATATGTGTAATCATAAAATGGCATCtacattatatacaaaattGACCAGGCTAACAGAAGCTCATGTACAAGCTAACATAGAACAGTTCTTAGCAGAATCAATGGATAGGCATATATTcttgaaaaaaatgaatgaatgttGGCAGTCACATTGCAGACAAATGATTATGATTAGaagtatttttctatatttgGATAGAACATATGTATTACAGAATCCAAGTATTTTATCCATTTG GGACATGGGATTACATTTATTTAGAGTGTACATTGTTCTAAATAATTTAGTTCAAACACGTACAGTGGAAGGATTACTTATGCTCATAGAAAAAGAACGTCAGGGTGATACAGTAGACAGAACGCTTCTTAAATCATTATTAAGAATGTTATCAGATCTACAAATCTACCAAGATGCCTTTGAATCCAA ATTTTTGGTAGCTACAGAAAGATTATATGCTGCCGAAGGTCAGCGATTAATGAACGAACACGATGTTCCTGAGTACTTAGCACACGTAGACAAACGTCTTCAGGAAGAAAATGAACGTTTATTACATTATCTTGATGCATCTACAAA GTGGTCGTTAATACATACGGTAGAGAAACAGTTGTTATCTGAACATATTACTAGCATTTTACAAAAGGGATTGAGTGGTTTATTGGATGAAAATAGAATTAGTGATTTATCTttactttataatttatatagtcgTGTAAAATGTGGTCTCATAGAACTTTGTCAGAATTTCAATTCTTATATAAAG AAAAAGGGTAAAACTATAGTCATAGATCCAGAGAAAGATAAAACAATGGTTCAAGAACTTCTAGATTTCAAAGATAAAATGGACAATATAGTAAATACGTGCTTTCATAAAAACGAGAAATTTGCTAATAGTTTAAAAGAAGCTTTTGAAGCCTTTATTAACCAACGAGCAAATAAACCAGCGGAATTAATTG CAAAGTTTGTTGATTGCAAATTGCGGGCTGGTAACAAGGAAGCAAcagaagaagaattagaaagaTTATTAGATAAAATCATGGTATTATTTCGATTTATCCACGGCAAGGATGTATTTGAagcattttataaaaaagatttGGCTAAGCGTTTGTTAGTTGGTAAATCAGCTTCCGTTGACGCTGAAAAATCCATGTTATCGAAATTGAAACAAGAATGCGGTGGTGGTTTCACTAGTAAATTGGAAGGAATGTTCAAAGATATGGAACTTAGCAAAGACATTAATATTGCTTTTAAAcag TATGCTGGAAATTTGCAAAGCGAATTGTCTGCTAGCAATTTGGATTTAACAGTTTCGATACTTACAATGGGTTATTGGCCAACATATCCGGTAATGGAAGTAACATTACCTCCGGAAATGGTTCAGTACCaagatgtatttaataaattctatttGGGAAAACATAGTGGTAGAAAATTACAGTGGCAACCTACATTGGGACATTGTGTACTCAAAGCTTGGTTTAATCag GGTAACAAAGAGTTTCTAGTGTCATTATTTCAAGCATTGGTGTTGCTTCTATTTAATGATGCTGATAATTTATCTCTGGAAGATATAAAAGCAGCAACTAATATAGAAGATGGTGAACTAAGAAGAACTTTGCAATCTTTAGCTTGCGGAAAAGCTAGAGTGTTACAGAAAAATCCAAGAGGAAGAGATGTTGGAGATAATGATAGATTTGTATTTAATGCagattttacaaataaattatttagaataaaaataaatcaaattcaaatgaaaGAAACG AACGAAGAACAGAAAGCTACAGAAGAAAGAGTCTATCAGGATAGGCAATATCAAATAGATGCAGCTATTGTCAGAATtatgaaaatgagaaaaacgCTCACGCACAATCTATTGATTAGTGAACTATATAATCAGTTAAAGTTCCCTGTAAAG CCTGCTGATTTGAAAAAACGAATTGAATCTCTTATAGATAGGGATTACATGGAACGAGATAAAGATAATGCAAATGAATACAACTACGTTGCGTAA
- the LOC117606049 gene encoding mitochondrial intermediate peptidase — MIQILKKHIPKHFKKHRNVNTWSALATAFNTITKEKFKHHLKKETGLFGIPELKTPEGFHILKDNAISQTNMLITESINPNRTHKMVEIFDDMSDTLCKVADLAEFIRIAHPDKQYVEAAESTCLSVSDMVEKLNTHREIYDALKHVVDNGDIQKTSTVDDHVAKLFLHDFEQCAIHLPESIREHVVQLNYYILQVGQKFMAGTGNARAVDVNILPASIRQYFTVKDNKVIVQGLYVDSSNYLVREAAYRVFLYPDEEQEYLLQELLNSRYNLAKLCGFPSYAHRAVKGSTVETPEVVHEFLDILNENIKSKAQQDFKEMQKMKDSDSLTKQNIMLWDTTYFTLKAKKTWLNTSLNEFTPYFSLGSCMDGINNLTQALYGVKLESVPVLPGEVWANNIHKIAVIDENETVLGYIYCDFFEREGKPNQDCHFTIRGGRELPDGSYQNPIVVLMLSLPLPTWNKPCLLSPASVENLFHEMGHALHSMLGRTKYQHVTGTRCSTDFAEVPSILMEYFASDPRVVSTFAKHFETLEPIPPMLLEKLYTSKNIFCASELQNQICYSKLDQVYHSKKLEKSTTDVLREVQEKYYELPYVENTAWQLRFSHLVGYGAKYYSYLISRAIASWIWQTYFQTDPLNRTAGDRYRKECLAHGGGKPPSKLVSDFLNQEASANNFAKSLLNEIDMKTEHVQKIRG; from the exons atgatacaaaTATTGAAAAAACATATTCCAAAGCATTTTAAAAAACATAGAAATGTTAATACATGGTCAGCTCTGGCAACAGCATTTAATACTATTACtaaagaaaagtttaaacaTCATCTGAAAAAAGAAACT ggATTGTTTGGTATACCTGAGTTAAAAACTCCAGAAGGATTTCACATTTTGAAGGATAATGCAATATCCCAGACAAATATGCTTATAACAGAATCTATTAATCCAAATAGGACACATAAGATGGTAGAAATTTTTGATGATATGTCTGATACTTTATGTAAAGTTGCAGATTTAGCAGAGTTTATCAGAATTGCACATCCGGATAAACAATATGTTGAAGCTGCAGAGTCTACTTGCTTATCTGTCAGTGATATGGTGGAAAa GTTGAATACTCATCGTGAAATATATGATGCATTGAAGCATGTAGTAGATAATGGAGATATTCAGAAAACATCTACTGTTGATGATCATGTTGCAAAATTGTTCTTGCATGATTTTGAACAATGTGCTATACATTTGCCAGAATCTATAAGGGAACATGTTGTACaattaaattattacatattacaA GTTGGCCAAAAATTCATGGCAGGTACTGGTAATGCAAGAGCTGTAGATGTTAACATTCTTCCAGCAAGTATAAGACAGTA TTTTACAGTAAAAGATAATAAAGTAATAGTACAAGGACTTTATGTAGATTCTTCTAATTATCTGGTTAGAGAAGCAGCATACCGCGTATTTTTATATCCAGATGAAGAACAAGAATATCTGCTGCAAGAATTgttaaattcaagatataatttGGCTAAACTATGCGGATTTCCATCGTACGCTCATCG AGCAGTAAAAGGAAGTACAGTAGAAACACCTGAAGTAGTACATGAGTTTCTTGACATTTTGAATGAGAATATAAAATCCAAAGCACAGCAGGATTTTAAAGAGATGCAGAAGATGAAAGATTCTGACTCACTTACAAAACAG AATATAATGCTATGGGACACTACTTACTTTACGCTAAAAGCAAAAAAAACTTGGTTGAATACATCCCTTAATGAATTTACACCATACTTTTCACTTGGTTCTTGTATGGATGGTATTAACAATTTGACCCAAGCATTGTACGGTGTTAAATTAGAATCTGTGCCAGTTTTACCTGGTGAAGTTTGGGCaaataatatacacaaaattgCAGTGATAGACGAAAATGAAACAGTTTTGGGTTACATATATTGTGATTTCTTTGAAAGAGAAGGGAAACCTAATCAAGATTGTCATTTTACTATTAGAGGTGGAAGAGAATTACCAGATGGATCTTACCAA AATCCAATAGTAGTATTGATGTTATCTTTACCGCTTCCAACATGGAATAAGCCATGCTTATTGAGCCCTGCTTCTgtagaaaatttattccatGAAATGGGTCACGCATTACATTCTATGTTAGGTAGAACAAAATATCAACATGTAACTGGAACTAGATGTAGTACGGATTTTGCAGAAGTTCCAAGTATATTGATGGAATATTTTGCAAGTGATCCAAGA GTTGTATCTACATTTGCAAAACACTTTGAAACTCTGGAACCCATACCACCAAtgttattagaaaaattgtatacctcaaaaaatatattttgtgcTTCTGAGTTACAAAATCAGATATGTTATAGTAAATTGGATCAAGTTTATCATAgtaaaaagttggaaaaatCAACAACTGATGTTTTAAGAGAAGTACAAGAAAAATACTATGAACTTCCTTATGTTGAAAATACG GCATGGCAGTTAAGATTTTCTCACCTAGTCGGTTACGGTGCAAAGtattattcttatttaatttcTCGAGCAATTGCTTCTTGGATATGGCAAACTTATTTCCAAACAGATCCCCTTAATCGAACAGCTGGCGATCGGTATCGAAAAGAGTGTTTAGCACATGGTGGTGGTAAACCACCTTCCAAACTAGTATCCGACTTCTTAAATCAAGAAGCTAGTGCTAATAATTTCGCAAAGTCTTTACTTAACGAAATTGATATGAAAACTGAACACGTACAAAAAATTAGAGGATAA